From one Gemmobacter sp. genomic stretch:
- the topA gene encoding type I DNA topoisomerase has product MAVVVVESPAKAKTINKYLGPGFTVLASYGHVRDLPAKDGSVNPDQDFEMTWEVASDSRKHIKAIADALKTDDELILATDPDREGEAISWHLQQALASSLKKGKKVSRVAFNAITKPAIQAAMAKPREVDTALVEAYLARRALDYLVGFTLSPVLWRKLPGARSAGRVQSVVLRLVVEREMEIEAFTAREYWTIAATMITPRGQEISARLTVLGGKKLDKFDIATAEAAELAVSAIQKRDFTAKSVESKPATRNPFPPFMTSTLQQEASRKFGMGSKATMAAAQRLYEAGHITYMRTDGIDMAPEAVMAARDTIRTTFGAAYVPDSPRMYKNKAKNAQEAHECIRPTDLSASPEKLRIADTDQRRLYDLIWKRTIASQMAAARMERTTVDFASPDGQVELRATGQVVQFDGFLKVYDEGRDDEDDEDSRRLPQIMQGETVDKRDVAPEQHFTQPPPRYTEATLIKRMEELGIGRPSTYTSIVTTIQDRGYVRKDKNRLIPEDTGRLVTAFLTNFFRRYVEYDFTADLEEELDDVSAGERAYRDVLARFWRDFSAAVGETADLRISEVLEKLDEFLAPHLYPPRPDGTDPRSCPVCGAGRLHLKTARSGGAFIGCGNYPECRYTRPISVAANDPAAALDGKVLGEVDGLEVTLRNGRFGPYVQKGEATAEAPKPPRASLPKGWAPEALTFERAMDLLSLPRQIGQHPEDGAAVEAGIGRFGPFVKHNATYANLPDVEEVFTIGMNRAVEVLAQKAARGGRPASAASEPLRTLGDHPDGGPVQVMPGRYGPYVKWAKVNATLPKDITPEDVTLDQALELIAAKAGKGGKTKAKPAKPKAEAKPKAEKPAAKPKAAAKPKTTTAKPKAAAAPKAKKASTA; this is encoded by the coding sequence ATGGCAGTCGTCGTCGTCGAGTCCCCGGCCAAGGCCAAGACCATCAACAAGTATCTCGGCCCGGGCTTCACCGTGCTGGCGTCCTACGGCCATGTCCGCGACCTGCCCGCCAAGGATGGTTCGGTCAATCCCGACCAGGATTTCGAGATGACCTGGGAGGTCGCCTCGGACAGCAGGAAGCACATCAAGGCCATCGCCGATGCGCTCAAGACCGACGACGAACTGATCCTGGCCACCGACCCCGACCGCGAGGGCGAGGCGATCAGCTGGCACCTGCAACAGGCCCTAGCCTCCAGCCTGAAAAAGGGCAAGAAGGTCAGCCGCGTGGCGTTCAACGCCATCACCAAGCCCGCGATCCAGGCCGCCATGGCCAAACCGCGCGAGGTGGATACCGCCCTGGTCGAGGCCTATCTGGCCCGCCGCGCGCTGGATTATCTGGTGGGCTTCACCCTGTCGCCGGTGCTGTGGCGCAAGCTGCCGGGTGCCCGCTCGGCCGGTCGCGTGCAATCGGTCGTGCTGCGCCTGGTGGTCGAGCGCGAGATGGAGATCGAGGCCTTTACCGCCCGCGAATACTGGACGATCGCCGCCACGATGATCACCCCGCGGGGGCAGGAAATTTCCGCCCGCCTGACCGTGCTGGGCGGCAAGAAGCTGGACAAATTCGACATCGCGACCGCCGAAGCCGCCGAACTTGCGGTCTCGGCCATCCAGAAACGCGACTTCACCGCGAAATCGGTCGAATCGAAGCCTGCCACGCGCAACCCCTTTCCGCCCTTCATGACCTCGACCCTGCAACAGGAAGCCAGCCGCAAGTTCGGCATGGGGTCCAAGGCGACGATGGCCGCGGCGCAGCGACTGTATGAGGCGGGCCACATTACCTATATGCGGACCGATGGCATCGACATGGCGCCCGAGGCGGTGATGGCCGCGCGCGACACCATCCGCACCACCTTTGGCGCGGCCTATGTTCCCGACAGCCCGCGCATGTACAAGAACAAGGCCAAGAACGCGCAAGAGGCGCACGAATGCATCCGGCCGACCGATCTGTCGGCCAGCCCCGAAAAGCTGCGCATCGCCGATACTGACCAGCGCCGGCTCTATGACCTGATCTGGAAGCGCACCATCGCCAGCCAGATGGCCGCCGCCCGCATGGAACGCACCACGGTGGATTTCGCCAGCCCCGATGGCCAGGTCGAACTGCGCGCCACCGGCCAGGTGGTGCAGTTCGACGGCTTCCTCAAGGTCTATGACGAAGGCCGCGACGACGAGGATGACGAGGACAGCCGCCGCCTGCCCCAGATCATGCAGGGCGAAACGGTCGACAAGCGCGACGTGGCGCCCGAACAGCATTTCACCCAGCCGCCGCCACGCTATACCGAAGCCACGCTGATCAAGCGGATGGAGGAACTGGGCATCGGCCGCCCCTCCACCTATACCTCGATCGTCACCACGATCCAGGACCGCGGCTATGTCCGCAAGGACAAGAACCGCCTGATCCCCGAAGATACCGGGCGGCTGGTCACGGCCTTTCTGACCAATTTCTTCCGCCGCTATGTGGAATACGATTTCACCGCGGACCTTGAGGAGGAACTGGATGACGTGTCCGCCGGCGAACGCGCCTACCGCGATGTCCTGGCGCGGTTCTGGCGCGACTTTTCGGCGGCCGTCGGCGAAACCGCCGATCTGCGCATCTCGGAAGTGCTGGAAAAGCTGGATGAATTCCTGGCGCCCCACCTCTATCCGCCGCGCCCCGACGGCACCGATCCGCGGTCCTGCCCGGTCTGCGGTGCCGGCCGCCTGCATCTGAAAACCGCGCGCTCGGGCGGCGCCTTCATCGGTTGCGGCAACTACCCCGAATGCCGCTATACCCGCCCGATCTCGGTCGCCGCGAACGATCCGGCCGCGGCGCTCGATGGCAAGGTGCTGGGAGAGGTTGACGGGCTGGAGGTTACCCTGCGCAATGGCCGCTTCGGCCCCTATGTGCAAAAGGGCGAGGCAACGGCCGAGGCGCCGAAACCCCCGCGTGCCAGCCTGCCCAAGGGCTGGGCCCCCGAGGCGCTGACCTTCGAACGCGCGATGGACCTGCTGTCGCTGCCCCGCCAGATCGGCCAGCACCCCGAGGATGGCGCCGCGGTCGAGGCCGGGATCGGCCGCTTCGGCCCATTCGTGAAACACAATGCCACCTATGCCAACCTCCCCGATGTCGAGGAAGTGTTCACCATCGGCATGAACCGCGCGGTCGAGGTGCTGGCGCAAAAGGCCGCCCGCGGCGGCCGCCCGGCCAGCGCCGCATCGGAACCGCTGCGTACCCTGGGCGACCATCCCGATGGCGGGCCGGTGCAGGTGATGCCGGGCCGCTACGGGCCCTATGTCAAATGGGCCAAGGTCAACGCCACCCTGCCCAAGGACATCACGCCCGAGGATGTGACGCTGGATCAGGCGCTGGAACTGATCGCGGCCAAGGCCGGCAAGGGCGGCAAGACCAAGGCCAAACCCGCGAAGCCCAAGGCCGAGGCCAAGCCCAAGGCGGAAAAACCCGCCGCGAAACCGAAAGCGGCCGCCAAACCCAAGACGACCACGGCAAAACCCAAGGCCGCCGCAGCCCCAAAGGCGAAAAAGGCCAGCACCGCCTGA
- the moaA gene encoding GTP 3',8-cyclase MoaA, translated as MDMPLIDPFARPISYLRVSVTDRCDFRCVYCMAEHMTFLPKADLLTLEELDRLCSAFVRLGVRKLRITGGEPLVRRGIMTFFRAMSRHLDSGALQELTLTTNGSQLRKYAQELADCGVRRVNVSLDTLDAAKFAEVTRWGRLPQVLDGIAAAQDAGLRVKINAVALKGFNEAEQFTLTDWCAREGHDLTWIEVMPMGDMGAEDRLDQYWSLDDLRTRYGARYTITDLPERTGGPARYVRLDETGQKIGFITPLTHNFCESCNRVRLTCTGELFMCLGQEDMADLRSPLRASEGDAALETAIRAAIARKPKGHDFDYSRQVIAGQMTRHMSHTGG; from the coding sequence ATGGACATGCCCCTGATCGACCCCTTTGCCCGGCCCATCAGCTACCTGCGGGTTTCCGTCACGGACCGCTGCGATTTCCGCTGCGTCTATTGCATGGCGGAACACATGACCTTTCTGCCCAAGGCCGATCTTCTGACGCTGGAGGAGCTGGACCGCCTGTGTTCCGCCTTTGTCCGGCTGGGGGTGCGGAAACTGCGGATCACCGGGGGCGAGCCTTTGGTGCGGCGCGGCATCATGACCTTCTTTCGCGCCATGTCGCGCCATCTGGACTCGGGCGCGTTGCAGGAACTGACGCTGACCACCAATGGCAGCCAGCTGCGCAAATATGCGCAGGAACTGGCCGATTGCGGCGTGCGGCGGGTGAATGTCTCGCTCGATACGCTGGATGCCGCGAAATTCGCCGAGGTGACGCGCTGGGGCCGCCTGCCCCAGGTGCTGGACGGCATCGCCGCCGCGCAGGACGCCGGGCTGCGCGTCAAGATCAACGCCGTGGCGCTGAAAGGCTTCAACGAGGCCGAACAGTTCACCCTGACCGACTGGTGCGCGCGCGAGGGCCATGACCTGACCTGGATCGAGGTCATGCCGATGGGCGACATGGGGGCCGAGGACCGGCTGGACCAGTACTGGTCGCTGGACGACCTGCGCACGCGCTACGGCGCGCGCTACACCATCACCGATCTGCCCGAACGCACCGGCGGCCCGGCCCGCTATGTGCGGCTGGATGAGACCGGGCAGAAGATCGGCTTCATCACCCCCCTGACCCACAATTTCTGCGAAAGCTGCAACCGCGTGCGGCTGACCTGCACCGGCGAATTGTTCATGTGCCTGGGGCAAGAGGACATGGCCGACCTGCGCAGCCCCCTGCGCGCCAGCGAAGGCGATGCCGCGCTGGAAACCGCCATCCGCGCCGCCATTGCCCGCAAGCCCAAGGGCCATGACTTCGATTATTCGCGCCAGGTGATCGCCGGGCAGATGACCCGGCACATGAGCCATACGGGCGGCTGA